One genomic segment of Chiloscyllium plagiosum isolate BGI_BamShark_2017 chromosome 10, ASM401019v2, whole genome shotgun sequence includes these proteins:
- the med6 gene encoding mediator of RNA polymerase II transcription subunit 6 has protein sequence MATVDSRDNLLGISWVDSAWIPILNPGNVLDYFSERSNPFYDRTCNNEVVKMQRLSLEHLHNMTGLEYILLHAQEPILYIIRKQHRYSPTQVTPLADYYIIAGVVYQAPDLGSVINSRMLTAIHAVQSAFDEAMSYCRYHPSKGYWWHFKDQDERDKVKPKSKKKEEPSSLFQRQRVDMLLLDIRQKFQPKFIQPKSGDKPVPVEQVKKEAEPTTETIKQEEKDSTKNSQQSSSTKAPPEKRMRLQ, from the exons ATGGCGACGGTTGACAGCAGAG ATAACCTCCTGGGGATCTCGTGGGTGGACAGTGCTTGGATTCCAATCTTAAATCCAGGAAATGTGCTTGACTACTTCTCTGAAAGAAGCAACCCATTTTATGACCGCACTTGCAATAATGAGGTGGTCAAAATGCAACGTCTCAGCTTGGAACATTTGCA CAACATGACTGGCTTGGAATACATTCTACTACATGCTCAGGAGCCCATACTATATATAATTCGGAAGCAGCATAGATACTCTCCAACTCAAG TTACTCCTTTGGCTGACTATTATATCATTGCTGGAGTGGTGTATCAAGCGCCTGATTTGGGATCAGTAATAAACTCTAGAATG CTGACAGCAATACATGCAGTTCAGTCTGCATTTGACGAAGCCATGTCTTATTGCCGATACCATCCTTCCAAAGGATATTGGTGGCATTTCAAGGATCAAGATGAGAGGG ATAAAGTAAAGCCAAAATCGAAAAAGAAGGAGGAACCAAGTTCGTTGTTCCAGCGTCAGAGAGTGGATATGTTGCTCCTAGATATTCGGCAAAAATTCCAGCCCAAGTTTATTCAG cccaaatctggaGACAAGCCTGTGCCAG TGGAGCAAGTGAAGAAAGAAGCCGAGCCAACAACCGAGACCATCAAACAGGAGGAAAAAGACTCCACAAAGAACTCTCAGCAGAGCTCAAGCACCAAGGCCCCCCCTGAGAAACGAATGAGACTCCAATGA